The genomic interval GGTACTGCTTCTTGATCTGTTTCTGCTTCTCCTGCTCGTCCTTGATGTAGGCTTCGATCTGTTCCCGCCAGTCGCCGGAGATCTTGGCGGCGACTTCCTCGGCCTGGCTTTCGCTCAGTTCCTGGCACTGCTCGAGCTGGGCGGCGATTCCATGCTGGTTCGCATTCGCGCGCTCCACGCGCACGATCTTTCCGGAGAAAAGCAGGCGGCGCACGCTATCGGTGGTGAGTTCTGCCGGCCGCTCCAGGATGAATTCGATGGTGGCGTCGGCGGGCAATTCCGCATCGGTGATGAAGTACACGCCTTTTTCGTTGATGTCGCGGATCATGCCGGCAGCCGTACCGCTCTGCTCGCCACCCGTCCAGCGCACCTTGATAGGCAAGTTGAGCTGGTAGCGGTGCAGCCTTCGACTCTCCGCCTCTGCGGTCATCACTATGCCTACATGCTAGAAGGTCTCTCCGTCCGAGGGTACATCCCGATTGTAACCCCGGAGTGATTACGAGTAACCCGCGTTGCTATTACTTTGGTGCGTTCCGCCCGGAGCTCGGTTGCATACTGCGAGCCGTTTGTGCCGGTTTGTGAGCCCTCCCCATGGTGAAGGGGGGATCGTGCGGATCCCTAGTACGGACACGCAACCCTGCCCGCGGATGGGCCCGAATCTAGCGCAGGACGCGCAGCGCCGAGCGCTGGTCCGTGCGCAACAGGCCGGCTTCGCGGGCGGCGGCCAGCGCCCCGCGAAACTCCTCGCGCGTGATGGCGCG from Terriglobales bacterium carries:
- a CDS encoding PilZ domain-containing protein; amino-acid sequence: MTAEAESRRLHRYQLNLPIKVRWTGGEQSGTAAGMIRDINEKGVYFITDAELPADATIEFILERPAELTTDSVRRLLFSGKIVRVERANANQHGIAAQLEQCQELSESQAEEVAAKISGDWREQIEAYIKDEQEKQKQIKKQYRSKAGLASQIVAIVLGIMLALVVANWFFSEPPDTLKRQLTSGNPSAQVWVHTKSGLYYCREDKDYGNLHPGRYMNQRDAQLNYNRPATGRPCQ